From a single Vibrio toranzoniae genomic region:
- the coaD gene encoding pantetheine-phosphate adenylyltransferase, giving the protein MSTHVIYPGTFDPVTNGHLDIIVRAASMFDHITVGVAESPSKKTMFELDERVELLRDAVAHIPNVSVEGFSGLLVDFAKQQQANVLVRGLRTTMDFEYEFGLTSMYRKLLPGLESVFLTPSEEYAFLSSTIVREVAIHGGDIRQFVPQQVAAKIKLKIMK; this is encoded by the coding sequence ATGAGCACACATGTCATCTACCCTGGAACGTTTGATCCAGTCACCAATGGGCACCTTGATATCATCGTTCGCGCCGCTAGCATGTTTGACCATATCACCGTTGGGGTAGCTGAGAGCCCAAGTAAAAAGACCATGTTTGAGTTAGATGAACGAGTAGAGCTACTGCGTGATGCCGTAGCTCATATCCCGAACGTCTCTGTCGAAGGGTTTTCAGGGTTACTGGTCGACTTTGCTAAACAACAGCAAGCGAACGTATTGGTGCGTGGTTTGAGAACAACCATGGATTTTGAATACGAATTTGGTCTCACCAGTATGTACCGCAAGTTACTGCCAGGGCTTGAAAGCGTGTTCCTTACCCCTTCTGAAGAATATGCCTTCCTCTCTTCAACGATTGTCCGTGAAGTCGCAATTCATGGCGGTGATATTCGCCAGTTTGTACCACAACAGGTAGCAGCCAAAATAAAGCTAAAAATAATGAAATAA
- a CDS encoding NAD-dependent epimerase, with protein sequence MKYLVTGVAGFIGSAVSERLCAAGHEVIGIDNLNDYYEVSLKHDRLTRIEHENLTFIELDLADREGIAELFVQQKFDRVIHLAAQAGVRYSIDNPMAYADSNLVGHLAILEGCRHNKVEHLVYASSSSVYGLNQKMPFHTADSVDHPISLYAATKKSNELMAHTYSHLYDVPTTGLRFFTVYGPWSRPDMAMFKFANLIVAGKEIDIYNNGDMMRDFTYIDDIVEGIIRVQDRIPAKQPDWTVEQGSPATSSAPYRVFNIGHGSPVKLMDYIEALENALGVEAKKNFMPMQPGDVYATYADTEDLFEAVGYKPQVKIQEGAKAFADWYKAYYSL encoded by the coding sequence ATGAAATATTTAGTAACTGGCGTGGCTGGGTTTATTGGCTCTGCAGTTTCAGAGCGACTATGTGCGGCAGGACATGAAGTTATCGGTATTGATAACCTGAATGACTACTATGAAGTCTCTTTGAAACATGATCGTTTAACGCGAATTGAGCATGAAAATCTAACCTTTATCGAGCTTGATCTTGCAGATAGAGAAGGTATCGCCGAGCTTTTCGTACAGCAAAAATTTGACCGCGTTATTCACCTAGCGGCGCAAGCTGGCGTTCGTTACTCAATTGATAACCCAATGGCTTATGCTGACAGCAACCTTGTTGGTCACTTGGCTATTCTAGAAGGTTGTCGTCATAACAAGGTTGAACACCTCGTTTATGCTTCATCGAGCTCTGTCTATGGCTTGAATCAAAAAATGCCATTCCATACAGCAGACAGTGTTGATCACCCGATCTCATTATACGCCGCGACCAAGAAATCTAATGAGTTGATGGCACATACCTATTCTCATTTATACGACGTACCGACGACCGGACTACGTTTCTTTACGGTTTACGGCCCTTGGAGTCGTCCTGATATGGCGATGTTCAAGTTTGCGAATCTAATCGTAGCGGGTAAAGAAATCGACATTTATAACAACGGCGACATGATGCGTGATTTCACTTATATCGATGATATTGTTGAAGGTATTATTCGCGTTCAAGATCGTATTCCAGCCAAGCAACCAGATTGGACGGTTGAGCAAGGCTCACCAGCAACCAGTTCTGCTCCGTATCGTGTATTTAATATCGGCCATGGTAGTCCGGTTAAATTAATGGACTACATCGAAGCATTAGAAAACGCTCTAGGTGTTGAAGCGAAAAAGAACTTCATGCCAATGCAGCCAGGTGATGTGTATGCGACTTATGCAGATACTGAAGATTTGTTTGAAGCGGTTGGTTACAAACCTCAAGTTAAGATCCAAGAAGGAGCAAAAGCTTTCGCGGATTGGTATAAAGCCTATTACTCACTGTAG
- the rpmG gene encoding 50S ribosomal protein L33 yields MAKGIREKIRLVSSAGTGHFYTTDKNKRNMPGKFEIKKFDPVVRQHVMYKEAKIK; encoded by the coding sequence ATGGCTAAAGGCATTCGTGAGAAAATTCGTCTAGTATCTTCTGCAGGTACTGGTCACTTCTACACAACTGATAAGAACAAGCGTAACATGCCAGGCAAATTTGAGATCAAAAAGTTTGATCCAGTAGTTCGCCAACACGTTATGTACAAAGAAGCGAAAATCAAGTAA
- the rpmB gene encoding 50S ribosomal protein L28 — MSRVCQVTGKRPVTGNNRSHARNATKRRFLPNLQTHRFWVESEKRFVKLRLTAKGMRIIDKKGIDAVLVDIRARGENV; from the coding sequence ATGTCCCGAGTATGCCAAGTAACTGGTAAGCGTCCAGTAACGGGTAACAACCGTTCACACGCACGCAATGCTACTAAGCGCCGTTTTCTGCCGAACCTACAAACTCATCGTTTCTGGGTAGAGAGCGAAAAACGTTTTGTTAAACTACGTCTAACTGCTAAAGGCATGCGTATTATTGATAAGAAAGGCATTGATGCTGTTCTTGTTGATATCCGTGCACGTGGCGAAAACGTTTAA
- the mutM gene encoding bifunctional DNA-formamidopyrimidine glycosylase/DNA-(apurinic or apyrimidinic site) lyase, with the protein MPELPEVEVSRMGISPHLVGETIKTMTFRTPKLRWDIPLELKQLEGEKILSISRRAKYLIIETKVGSAIVHLGMSGSLRVLDADFPAAKHDHVDLKLTNGKVLRYNDPRRFGAWLWSAPDEVHPVLLGSGPEPLTDDFNAEYITEKAEKRKVAVKQFIMDNKVVVGVGNIYANEALFSSRIHPLRPASKVTKEEWVLLTKEIKQVLATAIKQGGTTLKDFAQADGKPGYFAQELQVYGKAKEECPNCGEKLEEQKIGQRNTFFCSQCQV; encoded by the coding sequence ATGCCTGAATTACCCGAAGTTGAAGTGAGCCGTATGGGGATCTCGCCTCATTTAGTTGGCGAGACGATAAAAACGATGACTTTTCGGACACCTAAATTACGTTGGGATATCCCACTTGAGTTAAAACAGTTGGAAGGTGAAAAAATACTCTCCATCTCTCGTCGAGCTAAGTATCTGATCATTGAAACTAAGGTTGGTAGTGCCATTGTTCATTTGGGAATGTCTGGTTCACTGCGCGTGTTAGATGCCGATTTTCCAGCAGCAAAACACGATCACGTGGATCTTAAGCTCACTAACGGCAAGGTTCTGCGTTATAACGACCCACGCCGCTTTGGTGCTTGGCTATGGTCGGCGCCTGATGAAGTCCATCCTGTGTTACTTGGTTCTGGCCCCGAGCCGCTAACGGACGACTTCAATGCCGAATATATTACCGAGAAGGCCGAGAAGCGTAAAGTTGCCGTTAAACAGTTCATCATGGACAACAAAGTGGTGGTCGGTGTCGGTAATATTTACGCCAACGAAGCACTATTTTCTTCACGAATTCATCCTTTGCGCCCCGCAAGCAAAGTAACAAAAGAAGAGTGGGTCTTGCTAACCAAAGAGATCAAGCAAGTGCTCGCCACCGCTATCAAACAAGGCGGAACCACTTTAAAGGATTTTGCACAAGCTGATGGCAAGCCTGGATACTTTGCTCAAGAGCTACAGGTTTATGGTAAAGCGAAAGAGGAATGCCCTAATTGTGGTGAGAAACTTGAAGAGCAAAAAATAGGGCAGAGGAATACATTTTTTTGCTCTCAATGTCAGGTATAG